A part of Terriglobus roseus genomic DNA contains:
- a CDS encoding cellulase family glycosylhydrolase produces MKACRLLFVLLVAVLVSVISSRAQERWSADKAKDWYAKQQWLVGANYVPSDAINQLEMFQAATWNPALNDKELGWAEGIGMNTMRVFLHDQLWAQDPEGFKKRLNEFLAICAKHHIKPMLVLFDSVWDPEPKLGPQHPPIPGVHNSGWVQSPGRKGLTDPAYEPKLEAYVKGVVGAFAKDDRILAWDIWNEPDNDTPQYGVIANKTARIDYYLPKAFAWARSEHPIQPLTSGVWHDDWNPGKLKSTAKIQLEESDVISFHNYGWPEEFEAKIKELQQYGRPIICTEYMARGAGSTFDNSLPIAKQYHVGAINWGLVDGKTQTRYPWDSWKKPYVMDQPVLWFHDVFHADGTPYRQHEAELIRQLTGRGMQ; encoded by the coding sequence GTGAAAGCTTGCCGTTTGTTGTTCGTTCTTCTTGTTGCCGTACTTGTTTCGGTGATTTCGTCACGTGCCCAGGAGCGCTGGTCCGCTGACAAAGCAAAGGATTGGTATGCCAAGCAGCAGTGGTTGGTGGGCGCGAACTACGTGCCTTCCGATGCCATTAACCAGCTTGAAATGTTCCAGGCAGCAACGTGGAATCCGGCGCTGAATGACAAGGAACTGGGATGGGCTGAAGGCATTGGCATGAACACCATGCGCGTGTTCCTGCATGACCAGTTGTGGGCGCAGGATCCTGAGGGGTTCAAGAAGCGGCTGAATGAGTTTCTGGCCATCTGCGCGAAGCATCACATCAAGCCGATGCTGGTGCTATTTGATTCTGTGTGGGACCCCGAGCCAAAGCTGGGACCGCAGCATCCTCCGATTCCGGGAGTGCATAACTCGGGATGGGTGCAGAGCCCGGGACGTAAAGGCCTAACTGATCCTGCTTATGAGCCGAAGTTGGAAGCGTATGTGAAGGGCGTTGTTGGTGCGTTTGCGAAGGATGATCGCATCCTGGCATGGGACATCTGGAATGAGCCGGATAACGACACGCCGCAGTACGGTGTGATTGCGAACAAAACAGCGCGCATCGATTACTACCTGCCCAAGGCGTTTGCATGGGCGCGTAGCGAGCATCCGATACAGCCGTTGACCAGCGGTGTGTGGCATGACGATTGGAATCCCGGGAAGTTGAAGTCGACCGCGAAGATTCAGCTTGAAGAGTCTGACGTGATCAGCTTCCACAACTACGGATGGCCTGAGGAGTTTGAGGCGAAGATCAAGGAACTGCAGCAGTATGGCCGTCCGATCATCTGCACGGAGTACATGGCGCGTGGTGCGGGCAGCACGTTTGATAACAGCTTGCCCATTGCGAAGCAGTATCACGTGGGTGCCATCAACTGGGGTCTTGTGGATGGCAAGACGCAGACGCGTTATCCGTGGGACTCATGGAAGAAGCCCTATGTGATGGATCAGCCGGTGCTTTGGTTCCATGATGTGTTTCATGCGGATGGCACGCCCTATCGTCAGCATGAGGCGGAGTTGATTCGGCAATTGACTGGCCGGGGCATGCAGTAG